The Xiphophorus hellerii strain 12219 chromosome 3, Xiphophorus_hellerii-4.1, whole genome shotgun sequence genome segment tcaaaaattagtgcgataaacgataatattgtttgaagacctttttacactgatttaatggaaatgacgtaataattcatgcgatttcctgccaaagatagatacactttattttcaaaagaacactaaacactggaactgataaacaaaataaacaaaacaaccaaaaacaaaactaaaatggattctcagtctccattaacaaaaaactcactggaaaaaacaacaactaaacaacataaagccaaagtggaaataaatactgcattcaaccaaaagactgcagattatgaagtctgcatattatgttgcccttcagtaataattagatttaaatagagaaatggGCACATcaactacctgatgcaataattcacactacatgattttttgctcctatttttccccttaagacaatcttagaacgttggtctttctaagattgtgtggtgtgttacggtagatcgtcgttgccgctccgatctaaatcaggggttttccctgactgggagcttaacgcagcctgttgaatgtgacaggcagccaatcagaaaggaAGGATTCTcctctgaggggaaattacggaggggaatcccaaacagctgacacggcgcaacccgaagtccagcagacatcggagatgatatgtggaaacaacattaatgtttattcaacatgcaaagaatatagaaatgacaagagaaGGAGTTGGAGCgcaattgctaccgcagttgataaacccggtaacttttcagctgttcttcgttaacgtgacataaataggttctaatgattttcattcagtcaggactttacgctgacactagccacatgcattgcaggtagattgtagtaaagcattgattaatgtctggttttaaaattagttcactggacttgtagccattattttgtgcccattgttggacaccacacagcaggaccgaacccgatcgaaccgttatagctaggctaatgtgtggtctgtcaggttttgaaaatgggccgacagctctaacatcgtgtagtgtgcgctgggcattacactaaggaaatgaggaaggggggtcagtggagagcactggagttgagtcttttttcattcggtgtcattaacagaaagagaaaaaggccggaagagacgataatgcagATAAGTccatagttttaatttatcgtacgattaattgatttaccgtttattgtgacaggcctaagggtgtccatatgtgcggTTGGCACctggacaccctaggccgcagttcaatgatcgactttgtcatcgtttcatcgaaTCTGTCGCCGTATATCTTGGACACttgggtgaagagaggtgcggagctgtccactgaccactacctggtggtgagttggctccagtggtgggggaggaagccagtcagacctggcaggcccaaacgtgttgtgagggtctgctgggaatgtctggcggaatcccctgtgagacggagctttaactcccatctccggcagaaCTTTGAACACGTTCCGGGGGAGGacggggacatggagtctgagtggaccatgttccgtgcctccattgtcgaggctgCCTATCGAGGCTGTGGctgcaaggttgtcggtgcctgtcgtggcggcaaccctcgaacccgttggtggacaccttagGTGAGGgttgccgtcaggctgaagaaggagtcctatcagatctttttggcctgtgggactcaagaagcagctgatgggtactgGCGGACGAACAGGCATGTGGCTTGGGTGGTTGCTGAGTCAAAAACTCAgacgtgggaggagtttggagaggccctggagaaagacttccgtacggcttcaaggcgattctggtccaccatccggcatCTCGGGGGGGAAgtggtgcagcaccaacactgtttatagtggggatggtgtgctgctgacctctactcgggacattgtgggccggtgggcagaatactttgAAGAcctcccaccaacatgccttccattgaggaagctgagcctggggactctgggttgggctctccaatctctggggacgaggtcgccgaggtggatAAAAAGCTCCTcagtggcagggccccgggggtggatgagatccgcccggagttccttaaggctctggatgttgcagggttgtgttggctgacgcgactctgcaatattgcatggacatcgggggcagttcccttggattggcagactggggtggtggtccccctgttcaaacagggggaccggagggtgtgctccaattacaggggggtcacactcttaagcctccctggcaaggtctattcaggggtcctggagaggagggtccatTGGATAGTCAAACCtcagattcaggaagagcagtgtggttttcgtcctggtcgtggaacactggaccagctctacaccctcagcagggtcctggagggtgcatgggagtttgcccaaccagtctacatgtgttttgtggacttggagaaggtgtttgaccgtgtccctcggggagccctgtgggggctcctccgggagtatggggtcctgggccctttgatacgggctctcaggtccctgtatgaccggtgtcagagtctggtctgcattgccggcagtaagtcgggctcgtttccggtgagagttgggcTACCctgggctgccctttgtcatgattctgttcatcactttcatggacagaatttctaggcacagccaaggtgttgaggggacccgttttggtggccttaggattgTATCTCTGCTTTGTGCGaatgatgtggtcctattggcttcatcaggccgtgatctgcagctctcgctggagcggttcacAGCCAAGTGTGAAGCAGCTAGGATGAGGATCAgcgcctccaaatccgaggccatggtcttgagccggaaaagggtagagtgccttctccgggtcagggggggtgtcctgccccaggtggaggagttcaagtatctcgggatcttgttcacgaatgggggaagaagagagcgggagatcgacaggaagattggcgcagcgtctgccgtcaagcgggcgctgtaccggtcccactgggaggaggcctcggggaagacccaggacacgctggagggactatgtctctcagctggcctgggaacgcctcgggatacccccggaggagctggaataagtggctggggagagggaagtctgggcctcccttctgaagctgctaccccccgacccgaccccggataagcagaagaagatggatgggtGAATATTGACTTCTAAAGCCATTAATAATGAAGAAGAATCAGATATGTTTTAAGTAGCATTTTGCATACGTTGTGTACTTAAAGAATTTATCTTTGCTACATGAATGTCCAGTGATCAATCCCAAAGTTAGAAATGGAGAGACTACAAGATCTCTTTCAATTTAACAacataattgtgtttttagtAGTCACATTGTTACCCAAAAGGGATGGGATTGGAttgaaatatattaattatatataAGTATTTGAAGAATTTTGTATGACAATTTCATCTCATGAACTAAGACTGAATGCTCTCAAGACTGAATGTCATAAGGAAAATATAGACAAGACAAAGATTTTGAACTTTTCACAAGCAAATCCCGAACTAACAAATGAAATCTGGGCAgttcatataaataaattataaattttatCACTGAACCTAAAGGCCAACTTTCTTTTTCATGAGTTAAAATTACTACTTCCAGTAAATTAAAGCACATAGAAACTCCTTCAGGATTTACATGATAGCCAGcataaattgatttaaaaagaccTTACCTGTAGATATTGTGGTGATGGTCGGGCATACACACAGCTGTTCATTATGTAGGTACGACAGCTGATATCTTGACCTTTTGTCTTCACTGATAATTCCACAGGTCGGTAAGCACCTAACATCACATTCTCTTGACTGAAGGGGTGCACATACAAGAGTGCACATGTTTTTAAGTATGCAAACATGTCCagataaaattgaaaaacaaagcaaatgaaataacattttacttGTCTAGTGACTCTAGATCAGATATGCTCATCCGCCACACCACACCCCACACCTCGTCCCCTGGGCTGTCCTCTATGGTGGCCACTCCACCATGCCAGCGGTCACTGGCTAGACCTTTGTAGTTGCCAAACACCAATTTATAATCctaaaaaaagacatgaaagtCATTGATCAGATTTACTTTCCAGCATATAAGAGCTAGATGCTGACGGTACTTCTTCAGCACTATACCTTGAGCTTTGCCACGCAGTACACTGTTGCAGAGGGATTCTTGAGCTGGAGACGCTCCTTTAGAAGGTTACTACCATATGCAAAGTACAGAAATGTTTGGCTATTCTCCATGTTGTTATCAGGTGAGGACCTGTAAACAAGAGTCATCAAAAACAAAGAGTGAGCAATTAGCTGAGCCCCAGCTGTGTGTTTAGAGAAGCTGCTGGTAAAAATGAGAGAGCCTGAACAGCACAGTGACATAACTGAAGCACTGGCCTTTCAGCAGCACCACACTATTCCTGTGCTAATCCTACCCACTGTCACTGAGCACTATTCACTCACAAGTAGTTTACCACACGGGTTCAGACAAAGGCACAGAACCACGTACTTAACATAAAATACACGTATTCTCACACACAAAATCAGCAGCGATACTTAAGAAATattattgtaaagaaaatatgaggaacataaaattattgatatttctatTAGTGCTAATTTTATAGCTTCATTCGTCACAGTTTGCACACTGTGACAAAGATTATTTTCCTGAAACTAGAGGTATTATTTCCAAACAACACCTGAAATAATTCAAACTACAATCTAATGATTAACTAATAATTTAGTCATGAAGGTTCTGGTTGGTTAGGGTATGAGATCAAACCCTAACCCTTAATCTCATAGAATGTGAGATCAAGGCACTCTGAGCACAGAGCACTGTGGAGCAGAGACAGAGGCTTGAGACCGGGCCGACATTCACCATTCATGGACAACATTCTAATATGGATGTAAGGCACATGGAGCAGCAGCAAAGTCAACATTACAAATTGCTAGTTGATTACAATGCAAGGCCTTATGAGTATGTACTGGAGCAATTAAGACCACTTCCATCAATGCTATTTTAGTGGAGACTAATACGAATCTATTAGAACCAAGGAGAGTAAAAACTACAACTTATCgcacaaaactgaaaagtagtgaagaaaaaaaccttaaaaaatgcaaactaaCAAAAGGATTGCTGGGAATACTCCAAGTATTAAAAGAATAGGTTTGGGTGGACAGGAAATGAATGGGATTGGATAGAAAGACATTCTCAAATAATAAtcagtggtaggagtttgtcccACAATCGGCAGATTGCTGGTTTGATCCCCGCTCCACCCGCCCCtgttgttgtgtccttgggcaagacgtTTCACCCACCTTGCCTGCCATGTTGCCTTATATTTTAGTTCAACGGTGGTGGCAAAGTATTAGCAACAATGTGGGGCTGTAACAAATACAACTACATGGTTCTACAAACCACATTAGGAGAGATTTAGGCTGtagttttaaatcattttcaaatcaaatcaaatcaaattttatttgtatagtacatttcagcagcaaggcatttcaaagtgctttacatcattacaaacacagaaacacaatgcaatatagaatcaatcattaagtcaagttccatcaataaatttgtaattgattacatttcaaatacaattctaaacaggtgggtttttagttgagatttaaaagaagtcagtgtttcagctgttttacagttttctggaagtttgttccaaatttgtggtgcatagatgctgaaagctgcttctcctcgtttggttctggttctggggatgcagagcagaaccagaaccagaacctgagaggtctggaaggttaatacaacaacagcagatctttaatgtattgtggtgctaagccgttcagtgatttataaactaacaacagtattttaaagtctattctttgagctacagggagccagtgtagggactttaaaactggtgttatgtgctctatcttcctggttttagtgagaacaccagcagcagcattctggatcagctgcagctgtttgattgatttgttgcacagacctgtgaagacgctgttgcaataatcaatacgactgaagatgaacgcatggatgagtttctctagatcttgctgagacattagtcctttaatcctggaaatgttcttcaggtgatagaagtccgactttgtaactgtctttatgtggctctggaggttcaggtcagagtccatcactactcccaggtttctggcctgatcgctggttttcagttgtactaactgaagctgtgcattgactctagatctatagctctagatctataactctagatcgttcccctttaggtccaaaaataataacttcagttttgtttctgttcagctggagaaagttttggcacatccacacatttatctgttctaagcatctgttcagtgattggatgggctctgagtcacctggtgacatcataatgtagagctgtgtgtcatctgcatagttatggtagctaatattatttcctgttataacctgagttAGTGGGAgtatataaatattgaataaaaggggccctaggattgaaccttggggtaccccacatgtgacctttgacctctttgatgagaagtttccaattgaaacaaagaaatccctgttctttatgtaagattcaaaccagttaagcactggaccggagagtccgacccaactctccagtcgattcaataatatgtcatggtcaacagtgttgAAAGCttcactgaggtccaacagaaccagcactgtggttctgccacagtccgtatttatatggatgtcattgaacacttttacaagggcagtctctgtgctgtggtgagcacgaaaaccagactggaaggagtcaaagaggttggttattattaggaagctagttaattgtttacacacagctttttcaataactttgctgatgaatgggaggtcagaggtcagaggtcggcctgtaattctgcattagtgatttgtccagattgttcttttttataagtggtttgattactgctgttttcaaagcctgggggaaaacgcctgatgagagcgatgagtttactatttggatcagatcagcagcaataacaggcaggactttcttaaagaaatgtgagggtaaaacatccaggcagcagaaactggagcttagttgacttataatttcctgtagggttttataattaagtagttgaaattgggtcatttttcctgtatttgttttgtttgggcacagcattggtactgactttatagtggatgtgcagattaatcctctgattttttgaattttctctgaaaagaagctggaaaactggttgcaggcggcaatacattggaattcaggcggtaacatcacaggagggtttgtgattctgtcaactgttgcaaataaagctggagcattgttaatgtttttgtttatgacatccgcaaagaaagcctctcttgcatgttttagtgttaaatgatagtaacatagtctttctttatagatgtcacaatgaacgtggagttgagttttacgccattttcgttctgccctacggcagagttgtcttgcagatctaactgtttgtgtatttctccatggagatttctttttaccagacacaaccttcattttaattggggcaatggaatcaataatatctgaaactttagactgaaaatcatttaccaacttatctacatcattacagcttaagggtgaggaagaagagtagatttgattaaaagtttctgctgtgtttccagtgagagaacgttttgtgatggttgctgtttgtccaagtgggttaaaagataaagaactttcaaagataacaggaagtgatccgacagggcgacatcagttacagagagattggaaatatttacatccttactgataaccaggtccagtgtgtgtccttgagtgtgtgttgcttgtttgacatgttgtgttagaccaaaagtctctaaaatattagcgagcttttttgcccctctgtcttgggggttgtcaacatgaatgttgaaatcaccgacaattattaaacaatcataatcaatacatataagagatagaagctcattcaagtcagtaaagaaattttccacaaaagttggagttatgtatagagttactgtcaaagttcgtttgtggcctttaacctcaattccaagatactcaaaagaggtgaagtgacccaaagagattttactacaatttatggtatttttaaatattgaagccacgcctcctccttttttatgttttctattctcactgaagaaattgtagttaggaggcgcagattcaattagtacgatcgattcattattgtcattcaaccatgtttctgtcagaaacataacatcgatattatgctcagtgatgaaatcattaattaatagagctttagcacagagagatctggtatttaaaagagctagtttaagtgacttggaggccaagagtTCTTCAGTCTGGGGTTCCTTTAGGCAAGGgaacagtctgatgtttgaattaaaacagctgtattttatatttatgtttcttgtaaattttctagtagtgatccggacaggtaatgtcctgttctgcagtgccggggggccagacacattctggagtaaGACGGGTGTAAAGCTAAaatctggaccccggcctcagacctcagaaacgcagagtgatggatcctctgggaagttagagtcaggtggcttaaatgaagtgaggtctgctatgtgagcgctaaggagagacgtcccaagtaaaacctgttgattcattccatctgtaaatttaagaaactcctgtccagaagacatttcttcatgtgtatcttgtgaatcctgtgaatgagttTGTATGACCTGACTCTATCTTAAAAGGTGTTAGCTAGTTTTATGCAGTTAAACCAATATAGACACGTCATATCTGGACAGAATTATTATGTCTACTAATCAAACATTATAGGAACCTgcttgggatttgtgaaaccgTTATTCTACTTGTGAAAACTCgtgaaattagatttaaaaactttttttttttccattagtaaaatatttttttaattgactaaAAAGTTATTCTAAAGCAATGAAAACATACACCTTATgtgctctttttttaatgtatttgtttaatgTTATTGTGACGCGTTGTCTCCATGTTTGTAGCCCCTTGGCGGTTGTCATTATATCACATATGTACTGTTTTGTATTCGGTGTCtcaataaagatataaaaaaaactatagtaTATGGGGTTACATACtaatgtacagtaggtggcggtatgcacctatGAAGTTGTTTGCCATCcgccaagaagaagaaaagcaacaagcaggtaaacaaacatttgttcGAGGAGACCTTGGGTTGGTTTTTAGTTTGATAAGCATTCTTACTGATGTATTTATGATCTATAACAATAGTTAAAAGATACAGAAAAGGCTGAAGAAATGAAGGTATGATTTGTAGGTGCTGACACTTTCAGGTAAGGAACCGCTGGCTGTTGAATGAGCtgaatggtttgttttttgctaGTTAAAGTGGCAACTGACGTCACAAGACAAGCTGTTTAAGGTCGGTGTTTGAGTTCAGCAGAGGTTCAAATGAACTGGCAAGAATCTGTTCGCGATACGGAGGTCTCCCATTTTCAAAATACCGTCTGATCAAAATAGTGTCAGATAAAAATGACTCTAAAAATCAACAAACCACTTGCAAAACGTCGTTGTTGTACCTATTAAAATGACCTGAGTCCTGGACTGCTAGCGCTGAACCGAGGCAAAGTTCAACTCTTCTAGATCAATCTGTAAGGTTACGTTTGGTTTTGGTGTCATTTTTGACGCTGAAGTTATTCATAATAGTTTGAATATATTGCGCTTCATTTAATGATTTTTCACTACTTTAAAATCTGCGATCAGTTTTAAAGCCAGCCCCCAGAAGAGGGGGGCCCAATGGAGACCAATGGAGTCTAACTGTCAGGCAATGTGGACCAAGCTCTGACACTGGTTACAGCCTGTATTAAAAGACCTGGTACCCCATACTCCTGGAGTACCCCCCCACTCTCAACCAAGTCCACAAAGCACATGTAAACTCCCATTGACCCTCTAGGACCCTGCTGTGGGTGCAGAGCTGGTCCAGTATTCCACAGTCAGGATGGAAACCTGTAAAACTGTTCAGCCAATTCTTCTACAAATTCTGCAGAAGAATTCCAATTCTGCAGAATTTGCATCCAACaattatgtgaaaataaattcttcATTTACTTTCTTGCATTTGTTTCGTATATGTTTACGCTAGCCTTCCTAAAATGACATATTAATAATTGTAAAAGATTTGGCCagtattttgcaattatttgtGGTCAAATTAAGTCAAATTCtaactgcagtttttgtttcctGGTGTAGGATCCTAAAGAAGCTAAGCCTATGAAACACAGTTCTCAGTCAGACATTGGCACCAGTTGATTTAAAATCTGGTTGATTTTGAACACTGACTTCTGTTAAATCTTGAGACTCTTGTGGATGTTGTTTCAGGTATTTGACAGATGCAGATAAAACTGAGTCAGGACTCATGACCTGGTCACAAGTCCATCTGTGCCCATCAGTGATGTCTGTGAGCGCCCTGCTGCGATGCACCTCTAGGTAATACTTAGCATGGTTCTAGATTCTCTCCAGGAAATCAGCTTTGTTTCAAAATCCAGACTCTGGGAATCTGTCAGTATCTTATTTTAAAGGACTCCCTGCATGTATCAGTGAAACATACGATGCATATATCGGTCAGGTGACTTGCCATGTCCATATGTGTagtataaatacaaaatatgcagCTAGGTATAACCAAGCTGGTCAGGTGGTCATTCCATTATGACCACCTGGATAATAATGTGTTCATCTGTCCTTCTGCTGCTAGTTGACCTGTTGAGAAATGGACTCCATTAGATTCCTGAAGATATGCTATTCTTTGTGCCATCTTGATGTTAGCATGATGTTAAAGGTGTAATAtggaactttaaaaaaacaaaacaattttttttttacatatttgttaaactgTTCATTATTttgtgacagtatgagacagataatcatGTCCCTATGGTCCTGCTGTCATTTGCAGAAATAGATAACTCTGtcagaaacaatcaatcagGGACAGGAGTCGGGtgttagtgctgtcaatcatgccaGTGTATCTGCTGCCCACAATTTCCCCCTTGCTTtctgctatgctacagctaGTTCACCACAATGGaacctgtcatgaatgctaaagctagttagcatggccaccgatgacagTTTTCCAGTAttggtaagttgtttctttgcCATTAGTACACTGAGCAGGTAGTATGCAAAGCTAAATtactcctcctggttctgattggttgtttttgatcgAGGGTTTCGGGGGGCTTTTCTGGAGACACAAAGGATGgcacagggaggaggtggatGAGCTCTTTTTTTAACTGTCATACTACACTATCACAACATGGtaacagtttgaacaaatttgtaaaaaaaaaaaaaaaaaagttttataaaagttaaataccCCAGATTTGACTTCTTTAGTCATTTGAGCTAAAGTAGTTAATCTGTGTGATCAGGGCGTATAGCCAGCCTTTGCTCCTCACATGCATCACTGAGCTTTGTACATAAAAATTTGCTTTGGACCCACCTGTAATTTAAGGTCCATTGAAACAATTCCCATATTATGCCCTAAATCTATGGTCAACATTAACTTCTATATACATACCGCTTTATATTCTAGATTCTAGAATAAActaaaacttacatttaatgtgttCTCCTTTAGACTTTATCTAACCAGGATAAAAAAATTTGAGATCAAAGATCTCCTTTGCAAGTGTCCTGACAATCATGCAGCTATAACTGTTGTTTACAAAACCAGTACAATatcaataacatttaatttaaagtatGTAAAGAAGATATGTGTGTATCAAGCATGTCCTGCTTGATGATTGTATCTAAGCCACACATCTTCTGGATTTGATCTTTGTAAGTTTCTTCTTTACAGATGATGCCAAACCACAGTCTGcaaatgcatttgttttacCTTTAGTATGTGCAACACTGCAATCTCTGTTGTAGATAGTGTTTAATAGCTTCTTAGCACACCccgcttttattttattctaagaTTTCAAATATCTCTGTCTGGATGGCCTGAAGCCTTCTCTGATTGCTTGTGTCTGGTTGAAAGAAAAGTTGTTGAATCACTATCTTAATGGAATGTGCCAACCAGTAAGCCTTATAAATCCCTACATTTCAGTTTGccaacattttgaaatcatAAATCTTCTGTCAAATAAGAATTCAGCAAGTCCATATTGAGTCAAATCAATTCTGTAATGAAAAAAGAAGATTCTCTATGCTTTGAGTTTCCCTTACATTTAGACTTGAGGCTTTGTAGTCGGGTGTGAGTCTGGTACAGGACATTGGTGGGATCGAGGGTCCGGTAATGCTGGGTCTAAGCAGCACCACAGGAGCCATTCTCAGCCTGCTCAGAATAGGGGGACTCAACTGGTCCAGGGCCCGGCAGTTGGAGCCTGTTGCTCTGTCCCtgtctctggaaaaaaaaaaaaaactcgttCTGTATGCCCCCAGGTCCTCCAACTTTTAAAATACACTTGAGtcaaatgaattattttcagcTTGCTGTCAAGTTCTACAGCAGATGAACCTGAAGAGTCATGTTTCTGAATCCTTTTAAaactgcttcaacacacctgaaacAAACGAAGGGCTCATTATTGGGCCTCTGCAAAACCTGAAGACATGGTGAGGTGGAAGTGAAGCCATTTGATTCCAGTGCTTTGGAGCAGGAAGTCGTCTAATAATTGAAAATTGTGGGGATAGGGTTCCTGATTTAAAGTAAGCattcaagcagaaaaaaagctcGAACTATGAGTCACTACGTCATGTGTTCACTTATCAGCATTGTGGATGCACaatgctgattaaaatcaactagattttatttctgtataagGAGGCAGACTAAGCAGCACCCTTGAACTGAATATCCATGTCTTTTCTTGTTTCAGGTCACAGAGGCAGCAGGCGATGGCTTTTCTAGTCCAGCAGAGAGCTCTGTCAGCTGCAGAGGCTGTCAACGCTCTCagaccattttattttgctgttcaTCCAGACTTCTTTGGTCAATTCCCCAGAGAACGGGCAAGTTCTCTTCAAATTAGTGTACTTAAAAAAGATGAAGAATGTGTTGATTGGTAAATCTATTAATTTAGAAGTCCCAATCCTAAACAGATTGAACATTAActtaataacaaataaaatattaacatgttttatccatccatccatccatccatcttcttccgcttatccgaggtcgggtcgcgggggtagcagcttcagaagggaggcccagacttccctctcccagggcaacttcttctagctcttccgggggaatcccaaggcgttcccaggccagccgagagacatagtccctccag includes the following:
- the ggctb gene encoding gamma-glutamylcyclotransferase, with the protein product MSLCCSGSLIFTSSFSKHTAGAQLIAHSLFLMTLVYRSSPDNNMENSQTFLYFAYGSNLLKERLQLKNPSATVYCVAKLKDYKLVFGNYKGLASDRWHGGVATIEDSPGDEVWGVVWRMSISDLESLDNQENVMLGAYRPVELSVKTKGQDISCRTYIMNSCVYARPSPQYLQVIVMGAEQHGLPTEYQEKLRAIKTNMYDGLLPMMAELEQARTRVKERANQ